In Nematostella vectensis chromosome 12, jaNemVect1.1, whole genome shotgun sequence, the genomic window gatagttaatttaaaaagatttttatagttatctttaagacatattgatgtgcacggtatatccAGCCaacgcaatatttttttgtttgctctgagcgAACCTTCAAGCCGGGTGTGGGGGGGTCCGTCCgaaccccctggctacgggcctacAAGTTTAAGAAGTTATTCAGGTTTATAGGTAAAATATTTACGAGTCCGTGGGAAATCCATGGGAAAATGCGAAATCTAATACCCTTCGTGGCGAATTTCTCCCCATTCAAAATCGGGGGAAGACATCTGTTTTGGTCTGcttttcttttgttgttgtaaattctgctaaaaaatagccaaggtGCTATGGTTAAATGACCTACAAGTTCTCATCACGGTAATAATACAATGAATCTTCCCAGCATCTTTTATATGTTCTGTTTCCATATTCTTGTTTCTGTCTTGAAAACCATGATTCTTTCCACCATTTTTCCAAGTCATATTTCTCTAAAACTTCATACAAGTTTTTCCAAAACAAAATAGCCATATGGTCAACTTCTGTGATTGGTTTATCAAACGCTTTAGCTTCATTCCTGCTTGGACGACAAGTCGCGGACCAAGGTTTAGGTGGAACGCAACATGCAAAGTGAAATGCTTTCATTGGACGATAGATGATTCGCCTGACATTATAGGCATATGGCAGGGCAGTATAAAGACCTTTATCAGCGTAATAATGCCAGAGCAAAACTTGATCATTAGCGCAATGGTATTTCCCAGTGCCAAACCATAAATCCATGATTTCCTTTTTTGATCTATTTTCTGGACGAAATACCAACATCCCTGCATTGAAACATGGGTCCAGAACTCCTGGCCGAGAGCAGACAGAAGCTGCGAATTCAGAATCCACATCAAATAACTCATCAATGTTTGTCATTGGCATGTAGTCTGGATCCAGgtaaacaa contains:
- the LOC5520638 gene encoding glycogenin-1 yields the protein MLNVPKSKLIFIFPLFCLATLLIVIYLRPLVITYSIAYTRQIISEILVDEQRLQQNDFELAQQEWKLYKLESAFGQRYCQEKGIKSQKEFAWLTALVNDDFALPALVLGYSLQKFSCQKNMIAFVSEDVTSQTREALRKVGWEVQQHERLDCDWLQRKLGKKETHEGYIGTHTRFHAWGFTQFSKIVYLDPDYMPMTNIDELFDVDSEFAASVCSRPGVLDPCFNAGMLVFRPENRSKKEIMDLWFGTGKYHCANDQVLLWHYYADKGLYTALPYAYNVRRIIYRPMKAFHFACCVPPKPWSATCRPSRNEAKAFDKPITEVDHMAILFWKNLYEVLEKYDLEKWWKESWFSRQKQEYGNRTYKRCWEDSLYYYRDENL